The following are encoded in a window of Streptomyces sp. Go-475 genomic DNA:
- a CDS encoding response regulator transcription factor, which translates to MTRVLLAEDDASISEPLARALRREGYEVEVREDGPTALDAGMQGGVDLVVLDLGLPGMDGLEVARRLRGEGHSIPILILTARADEVDTVVGLDAGADDYVTKPFRLAELLARVRALLRRGAAEPQQPPATHGVRIDVESHRAWMGEEELQLTAKEFDLLRVLVRDAGRVVTRDQLMREVWDTTWWSSTKTLDMHISWLRKKLGDDAANPRYIATVRGVGFRFEKS; encoded by the coding sequence ATGACCCGAGTACTGCTCGCCGAGGACGACGCGTCCATCTCGGAGCCGCTGGCCCGTGCTCTGCGCCGGGAGGGCTACGAGGTCGAGGTGCGTGAGGACGGACCCACCGCTCTCGACGCCGGAATGCAGGGCGGCGTCGACCTGGTCGTGCTCGACCTGGGTCTGCCCGGCATGGACGGTCTGGAGGTGGCCCGTCGCCTGCGTGGCGAAGGACACAGCATTCCGATCCTGATCCTGACCGCCCGCGCCGACGAGGTGGACACCGTCGTCGGCCTCGACGCGGGCGCCGACGACTACGTCACCAAGCCGTTCCGGCTCGCCGAGCTGCTCGCCCGCGTCCGGGCCCTGCTGCGGCGCGGCGCCGCCGAGCCGCAGCAGCCGCCCGCCACCCACGGCGTGCGCATCGACGTCGAGTCGCACCGCGCCTGGATGGGCGAGGAGGAGCTCCAGCTCACCGCCAAGGAGTTCGACCTGCTGCGGGTGCTGGTGCGCGACGCGGGCCGGGTCGTCACCCGCGACCAGCTGATGCGCGAGGTCTGGGACACGACCTGGTGGTCGTCGACCAAGACCCTCGACATGCACATCTCCTGGCTGCGCAAGAAGCTCGGCGACGACGCGGCCAACCCGCGCTACATCGCCACCGTGCGCGGTGTGGGCTTCCGTTTCGAGAAGAGCTGA
- a CDS encoding oligopeptide:H+ symporter → MASSLTKDSARPGTPGSEKTFFGHPRGLATLFMTEMWERFSFYGMRALLVVYLLSGGPDAKKGSMGGGLGMDLATTTAIYSVYLSMVYLLTMPGGWLGDRVWGPRKTVTIAAVTIMAGHLVLALPGGQAPFFAGLALVALGSGLLKANISTMVGHLYDGPDDPRRDGGFTIFYMGINMGAFFAPLIIGTVGQQVSWHLGFGLAAVGMGIGLVSFLLGTRNLSPRSNVVPKPLAAEERASWLRKGLLWLIVAAVFYGVVGLTGHFTLNWAMIPLTVIGLVIPAGVLIRIKRDKELSDVEQSKMTGYIWFFVAAAVFWMIYDQGGSTVQAFGETKASGSLLGFDFPSSWYQSLNPVFIMALAPVFAWFWLWLNRKGKEPSTVAKFAAALFFIGVSFFFFLLPLGMADGDTLVSPMWLVGIYLIQTVGELCISPVGLSVTTKMAPAKYASQMMGVWFLAVTAGDSVTGLLSNPAVGGVDLSGTGAVAVEAVLAALAGIAVYMYRRKVKSLMGDVH, encoded by the coding sequence ATGGCGTCCAGCCTGACGAAGGACTCGGCCCGCCCGGGCACCCCGGGCTCCGAGAAGACCTTCTTCGGCCACCCCCGCGGACTGGCCACCCTCTTCATGACCGAGATGTGGGAGCGGTTCAGCTTCTACGGCATGCGGGCCCTGCTCGTCGTGTACCTGCTCTCCGGCGGCCCGGACGCCAAGAAGGGCAGCATGGGCGGCGGTCTCGGCATGGACCTCGCCACCACGACGGCGATCTACTCGGTGTACCTGTCGATGGTGTACCTGCTCACCATGCCCGGCGGCTGGCTCGGCGACCGGGTCTGGGGTCCGCGCAAGACGGTGACGATCGCGGCCGTCACGATCATGGCGGGCCACCTGGTGCTGGCCCTGCCCGGCGGCCAGGCACCCTTCTTCGCCGGTCTGGCCCTGGTCGCCCTGGGCTCGGGCCTGCTCAAGGCCAACATCTCCACCATGGTCGGCCACCTCTACGACGGGCCGGACGACCCGCGCCGTGACGGCGGCTTCACGATCTTCTACATGGGCATCAACATGGGTGCCTTCTTCGCGCCGCTGATCATCGGCACCGTCGGCCAGCAGGTCAGCTGGCACCTCGGCTTCGGCCTGGCCGCGGTCGGCATGGGCATCGGCCTCGTCTCCTTCCTCCTCGGCACCCGAAACCTCAGCCCGCGGAGCAACGTCGTGCCCAAGCCGCTGGCGGCCGAGGAGCGCGCGTCCTGGCTGCGCAAGGGCCTGCTGTGGCTGATCGTCGCGGCCGTCTTCTACGGCGTCGTCGGCCTCACCGGCCACTTCACGCTCAACTGGGCGATGATCCCGCTGACGGTGATCGGCCTGGTCATCCCGGCCGGCGTGCTGATCCGCATCAAGCGGGACAAGGAGCTCAGCGACGTCGAGCAGTCGAAGATGACCGGCTACATCTGGTTCTTCGTCGCGGCCGCCGTGTTCTGGATGATCTACGACCAGGGCGGTTCCACGGTCCAGGCGTTCGGTGAGACGAAGGCCTCCGGCTCGCTGCTCGGCTTCGACTTCCCGTCCTCCTGGTACCAGTCGCTGAACCCGGTGTTCATCATGGCGCTGGCCCCGGTCTTCGCCTGGTTCTGGCTGTGGCTGAACCGCAAGGGCAAGGAGCCGAGCACCGTCGCCAAGTTCGCCGCGGCGCTGTTCTTCATCGGTGTCTCGTTCTTCTTCTTCCTGCTGCCGCTGGGCATGGCCGACGGCGACACGCTGGTCAGCCCGATGTGGCTGGTGGGCATCTACCTGATCCAGACCGTCGGTGAGCTGTGCATCTCGCCGGTCGGCCTGTCGGTCACGACGAAGATGGCCCCGGCCAAGTACGCCAGCCAGATGATGGGCGTCTGGTTCCTCGCGGTCACGGCGGGCGACTCGGTGACGGGTCTGCTGTCCAACCCGGCCGTCGGCGGTGTCGACCTGAGCGGCACCGGCGCGGTCGCCGTGGAGGCCGTGCTGGCCGCCCTCGCGGGCATCGCGGTGTACATGTACCGCCGGAAGGTGAAGTCCCTGATGGGCGACGTCCACTGA
- a CDS encoding LPXTG cell wall anchor domain-containing protein, whose product MSYRKRTAALASAAALAGSAVWMAAPVARAEVVDVNYQCKTPIGDKSAVSPIDVKGVRNGSGYRITMSWQKGVSSSPVELGKGAMTPSATIALGGADSGTLTVTGPANEAAIPANTPIKINDLSGTYTPKKSGEVTFTAGVLTIKALGTTTTCTPTNDPGPSLTLDVTAAGGGTTGSARGGGSESGSDTGAELPRTGPEDSAVALGTLGGTVLLVGAAGALWLTRRHQGARAGR is encoded by the coding sequence GTGTCGTACCGGAAACGAACCGCCGCGCTCGCGTCCGCCGCGGCCCTGGCCGGCTCGGCGGTGTGGATGGCCGCCCCCGTGGCCCGGGCCGAGGTCGTCGACGTCAACTACCAGTGCAAGACGCCGATCGGCGACAAGAGCGCCGTCTCGCCCATCGACGTCAAAGGCGTCAGGAACGGCAGCGGCTACCGGATCACCATGTCCTGGCAGAAGGGCGTCTCCTCCAGCCCGGTCGAACTCGGCAAGGGCGCGATGACGCCGAGCGCCACCATCGCCCTGGGCGGCGCCGACAGCGGCACCTTGACGGTGACCGGCCCGGCCAACGAGGCCGCGATCCCGGCCAACACGCCCATCAAGATCAACGATCTGAGCGGGACGTACACGCCGAAGAAGAGCGGCGAGGTCACCTTCACGGCGGGCGTGCTCACCATCAAGGCGCTCGGTACGACGACCACGTGCACCCCGACGAACGACCCGGGCCCGTCCCTGACCCTCGACGTCACGGCCGCGGGCGGCGGTACCACCGGCTCCGCCCGGGGCGGTGGCTCGGAGTCCGGCTCCGACACCGGTGCCGAGCTCCCGCGGACCGGACCCGAGGACTCGGCCGTCGCCCTCGGCACCCTCGGCGGCACGGTGCTGCTCGTCGGCGCGGCGGGCGCGCTGTGGCTGACACGCCGTCACCAGGGGGCGCGGGCAGGCCGTTGA
- a CDS encoding ATP-binding protein: MSTTRPYSPGDRGPEPSGASGASEGGVAAAGAAGEGVAATSGAAAPPGGRQVRRLSFDGESGVVPLARDFTRQALYAWGWLPAASADQRAAAEDVLLVVSELVTNACLHAEGPDQLRITCDNKVIRIEVSDRGTGQPAPRTPHRAGRPGGHGMFIVQRLCLDWGVVRTPGVAGKTVWAELGAPA; the protein is encoded by the coding sequence ATGAGCACCACCCGGCCTTACTCGCCGGGCGACCGCGGGCCGGAGCCCAGCGGCGCTTCCGGGGCGTCCGAGGGTGGCGTAGCGGCGGCCGGTGCGGCCGGCGAGGGCGTGGCGGCGACGTCCGGAGCCGCGGCGCCGCCGGGGGGCCGGCAAGTGCGCCGGCTGAGCTTCGACGGCGAGAGCGGCGTGGTCCCGCTCGCGCGCGACTTCACCCGACAGGCGCTGTACGCGTGGGGCTGGCTGCCCGCGGCCTCCGCCGACCAGCGGGCCGCCGCCGAGGATGTGCTGCTCGTCGTCTCCGAGCTGGTCACCAACGCCTGCCTGCACGCCGAGGGGCCGGACCAGCTGCGGATCACCTGCGACAACAAGGTGATCCGCATCGAGGTCTCCGACCGGGGCACCGGCCAGCCGGCTCCCCGGACGCCCCACCGGGCGGGACGTCCGGGCGGCCACGGCATGTTCATCGTCCAGCGGCTGTGCCTGGACTGGGGCGTCGTGCGCACGCCGGGGGTCGCCGGCAAGACGGTGTGGGCGGAACTGGGCGCACCGGCCTGA
- a CDS encoding STAS domain-containing protein gives MDRGTVGSAQSGRLLVEVREEGSSAVVTPAGELDHHTADLLREPLDDCLAKGFKRLVIDCARLEFCDSTGLNVLLGARLKAEAAGGGVALVGMQPVVARVFEITGADAVFSVHDTLQAALADESG, from the coding sequence ATGGACCGCGGGACGGTCGGCAGCGCGCAGTCTGGCCGGCTTCTGGTGGAGGTGCGGGAAGAGGGCTCTAGCGCCGTCGTGACCCCGGCGGGTGAGCTGGATCACCACACCGCCGATCTGTTGCGCGAGCCGCTCGACGACTGCCTCGCCAAGGGATTCAAGCGCCTGGTCATCGACTGCGCGCGCCTGGAGTTCTGCGACTCCACGGGGCTGAACGTGCTCCTCGGCGCCCGACTGAAGGCGGAGGCCGCCGGTGGCGGCGTGGCGCTGGTCGGAATGCAGCCGGTAGTGGCACGCGTGTTCGAGATCACGGGAGCGGACGCGGTCTTCAGCGTTCATGACACCCTCCAGGCGGCCCTGGCCGACGAGTCGGGCTGA
- a CDS encoding RNA polymerase sigma factor SigF, protein MEDIMSPRLDASRTQKATSTPPPEQLDPIEQDEMLVTQDDLLSGLPDIPPYEEVDAVDARALSKTLFERLESLEEGTPEYSYVRNTLVELNLALVKFAASRFRSRSEPMEDIIQVGTIGLIKAIDRFELSRGVEFPTFAMPTIIGEIKRFFRDTSWSVRVPRRLQELRLDLAKAGDELAQKLDRAPTVHELAERLGISNDEVVEGMAASNAYTASSLDAQPEEDDSEGALADRIGYEDHGLEGIEYVESLKPLIAELPPRDRKILSLRFVAGMTQSEIGEELGISQMHVSRLLSRTLVRLRKGLTVEE, encoded by the coding sequence ATGGAGGACATCATGTCACCCCGGCTCGACGCATCGCGTACCCAGAAAGCGACGTCGACACCCCCTCCGGAACAGCTGGATCCCATCGAGCAGGACGAGATGCTCGTCACACAGGACGACCTTCTCTCCGGACTTCCGGACATCCCCCCGTACGAGGAAGTCGACGCGGTCGACGCACGGGCCCTGTCCAAGACCCTCTTCGAGCGCCTCGAGTCGCTGGAGGAAGGCACCCCTGAGTACTCGTACGTCCGCAACACACTCGTCGAACTGAACCTCGCGCTGGTCAAGTTCGCCGCCTCCCGGTTCCGCTCCCGCAGCGAGCCGATGGAGGACATCATCCAGGTCGGCACCATCGGCCTGATCAAGGCGATCGACCGCTTCGAGCTGTCCCGGGGTGTCGAGTTCCCCACGTTCGCGATGCCGACCATCATCGGCGAGATCAAGCGCTTCTTCCGCGACACCTCGTGGTCCGTGCGCGTACCGCGGCGGCTCCAGGAGCTGCGGCTCGACCTGGCCAAGGCCGGTGACGAGCTGGCGCAGAAGCTGGACCGCGCCCCGACGGTGCACGAACTGGCCGAGCGGCTCGGCATCTCCAACGACGAGGTCGTCGAGGGCATGGCCGCGTCGAACGCCTACACCGCCTCCTCGCTGGACGCCCAGCCGGAGGAGGACGACTCCGAGGGCGCGCTCGCGGACCGCATCGGCTACGAGGACCACGGACTCGAAGGCATCGAGTACGTCGAGTCGTTGAAGCCGCTGATAGCGGAACTCCCGCCGCGCGACCGGAAGATCCTGTCGCTGCGGTTCGTCGCCGGCATGACCCAGTCGGAGATCGGCGAGGAACTGGGCATCTCCCAGATGCACGTCTCGCGTCTGCTGTCCCGGACGCTGGTGCGGCTGCGCAAGGGGCTCACGGTCGAGGAGTGA
- the hutI gene encoding imidazolonepropionase: MTPGRPPARPAPAPGPDPTADQATKDAMSNATTVSPAHSASTASTLITNIAALVTNDPSLGDGSPLGLVQDAAVVIEGDRIAWTGDHSKAPATDNRVDAGGRAVIPGFVDSHSHLVFAGDRTQEFNARMSGRPYSAGGIRTTVAATRAASDEELEANLTRYLREALRQGTTTMETKSGYGLTVEDESRALRIAAAHTDEVTYLGAHIVSPDHAEDPASYVALVTGEMLDACAPYARWIDVFCEQGAFDGDQARAILTAGKAKGLHPRIHANQLSYGPGVRLAVELDAASADHCTHLTDEDVDALANSDTVATLLPGAEFSTRAEWPDARRLLDAGATVALSTDCNPGSSFTSSVPFCVALAVRDMGMTPDEAVWSATAGGAAALRRTDIGRLTPGAYADLALLDAPSHVHLAYRPGVPLVSGVWRRGERVV, translated from the coding sequence ATGACCCCGGGCCGCCCGCCCGCGCGGCCGGCCCCCGCCCCCGGACCCGACCCCACCGCCGACCAGGCCACCAAGGACGCCATGAGCAACGCGACGACCGTCAGCCCCGCCCACTCCGCGAGCACCGCAAGCACGCTCATCACCAACATCGCCGCCCTGGTCACCAACGACCCCTCCCTCGGTGACGGTTCCCCCCTCGGACTGGTCCAGGACGCGGCCGTCGTCATCGAAGGCGACCGCATCGCGTGGACCGGTGATCACAGCAAAGCACCCGCCACTGACAATCGGGTCGACGCCGGCGGCCGGGCGGTCATCCCCGGCTTCGTCGACTCCCACTCCCACCTCGTCTTCGCGGGCGACCGGACGCAGGAGTTCAACGCCCGGATGTCGGGGCGGCCCTACAGCGCGGGCGGCATCCGCACGACGGTCGCGGCCACCCGGGCGGCGAGCGACGAGGAACTCGAGGCCAACCTCACCCGTTACCTCCGCGAGGCCCTCCGCCAGGGCACCACCACCATGGAGACGAAGTCCGGCTACGGCCTGACCGTCGAGGACGAGTCCCGGGCGCTGCGCATCGCCGCCGCCCACACCGACGAGGTCACCTACCTCGGCGCGCACATCGTCTCGCCGGACCACGCCGAGGACCCGGCGTCGTACGTCGCCCTCGTCACCGGCGAGATGCTCGACGCCTGCGCCCCCTACGCGCGTTGGATCGACGTCTTCTGCGAGCAGGGCGCCTTCGACGGCGACCAGGCCCGGGCGATCCTCACCGCGGGCAAGGCCAAGGGGCTGCACCCCCGCATCCACGCCAACCAGTTGTCGTACGGCCCGGGCGTACGGCTCGCCGTCGAACTCGACGCCGCGAGCGCCGACCACTGCACCCACCTGACGGACGAGGACGTGGACGCGCTCGCGAACAGCGACACCGTCGCCACCTTGCTGCCCGGCGCCGAGTTCTCCACCCGCGCGGAGTGGCCGGACGCCCGCCGCCTGCTCGACGCGGGCGCCACCGTCGCCCTGTCCACCGACTGCAACCCGGGCTCGTCCTTCACCTCGTCCGTCCCCTTCTGCGTCGCGCTCGCCGTACGGGACATGGGGATGACCCCGGACGAGGCCGTCTGGTCGGCCACGGCGGGCGGCGCGGCTGCCCTCAGGCGCACCGACATCGGCCGCCTCACCCCGGGCGCCTACGCCGACCTGGCGCTCCTCGACGCGCCGAGCCACGTCCACCTCGCCTACCGGCCGGGCGTCCCGCTGGTCAGCGGCGTGTGGCGGCGCGGGGAACGCGTGGTGTGA
- a CDS encoding formimidoylglutamate deiminase, which yields MQVTQTYWLEHAWLDTRVEPGVALDVRDGRITAVRTEVAAPPPGAEILRGLTLPGLANAHSHAFHRALRGTAQVGSGTFWTWREVMYSVAARLTPDSYHALARAVYAEMALAGITAVGEFHYVHHAPGGAPYADPNAMGEALVAAAAEAGVRITLLDTAYLSSGFGQPPTAHQLRFSDGTADAWAERCSVLKERDHARIGAAIHSVRAVPAEQLATVARWAEERRAPLHVHLSEQTAENDACREAHGCTPTQLLALHGVLGPRTTGVHNTHLTAEDISLIGSSGTGTCVCPTTERDLADGIGPAVALQNEGSPLCLGSDSHAVIDLLEEARAMELNERLRTRTRGHWTAAALLRAASADGHAALGWDGAGRLEPGALADFTTIALDSVRTAGPLPRLGAETAVFAASAADVSHTVVAGRHVVRDGVHTLVPDVPRALADAVAALRG from the coding sequence GTGCAGGTGACGCAGACGTACTGGCTGGAGCACGCCTGGCTCGACACGCGCGTCGAACCGGGCGTCGCCCTCGACGTGCGGGACGGCCGCATCACCGCCGTCCGGACCGAGGTCGCCGCGCCGCCCCCCGGCGCCGAGATCCTCCGCGGACTCACCCTGCCCGGCCTGGCCAACGCCCACAGCCACGCCTTCCACCGCGCGCTGCGCGGCACGGCCCAGGTCGGCTCCGGCACGTTCTGGACCTGGCGCGAGGTCATGTACTCCGTCGCCGCCCGGCTCACCCCGGACAGCTACCACGCCCTCGCCCGCGCGGTGTACGCCGAGATGGCCCTGGCCGGCATCACGGCGGTCGGCGAGTTCCACTACGTCCACCACGCCCCCGGCGGCGCCCCCTACGCCGACCCCAACGCGATGGGGGAGGCACTCGTCGCGGCCGCCGCCGAAGCCGGGGTCCGCATCACCCTCCTCGACACCGCCTACCTCTCCTCCGGCTTCGGACAGCCCCCCACCGCCCACCAGCTCCGCTTCTCCGACGGCACGGCGGACGCCTGGGCAGAACGCTGTTCAGTTCTCAAGGAACGGGATCACGCACGGATCGGAGCGGCGATCCACTCCGTGCGGGCCGTGCCCGCCGAGCAACTGGCGACCGTGGCGCGCTGGGCCGAGGAGCGGCGGGCCCCGCTCCATGTGCACCTGTCCGAGCAGACCGCCGAGAACGACGCCTGCCGGGAAGCCCACGGCTGCACCCCGACCCAGCTCCTCGCCCTGCACGGTGTGCTCGGGCCGCGCACCACCGGCGTCCACAACACCCACCTCACTGCCGAGGACATCTCCCTCATCGGCTCCAGCGGCACCGGCACCTGCGTGTGCCCGACGACCGAACGGGACCTGGCCGACGGCATCGGGCCCGCGGTCGCCCTGCAGAACGAAGGCTCCCCGCTCTGTCTCGGATCCGACAGCCACGCCGTGATCGACCTGCTGGAAGAGGCGCGGGCGATGGAGCTGAACGAGCGGCTGCGCACCCGCACCCGAGGTCACTGGACGGCGGCGGCCCTGCTGCGGGCGGCCTCGGCCGACGGCCACGCCGCCCTCGGCTGGGACGGCGCGGGCCGCCTCGAGCCCGGCGCGCTCGCCGACTTCACGACGATCGCCCTCGACTCGGTCAGGACGGCAGGGCCGCTTCCGCGGCTCGGGGCCGAGACGGCCGTATTCGCCGCGTCGGCAGCAGACGTGTCGCATACGGTCGTGGCAGGCCGGCACGTCGTACGGGACGGGGTCCACACCCTCGTGCCCGATGTGCCGCGCGCCCTCGCGGACGCCGTCGCAGCCCTGCGCGGATGA
- a CDS encoding allantoate amidohydrolase: MTFHSMWAELLPIGRSSASGGYRRFAWTGADADCRAWFQEQAEARGLTYETDRNGNQWAWLGDPARGDAVVTGSHLDSVPDGGAFDGPLGVVSAFAALDELRDRDARFTRPLGIVNFGDEEGARFGLACVGSRLTAGQLTVADAHRLTDGDGTTLPRAMEAAGYDPDAIGPDPERLARIGAFVELHVEQGRALDLSGDRVGIASAIWPHGRWRFDFRGEANHAGTTRLADRRDPMLPYAETVLAARREAELAGAVATFGKIAVEPNGVNAIPSLVRGWLDSRAADQDSLDAVVAGVEKAAGEYAAAHGVDLAVVRESFTPVVEFDHALRDELARILGTDAGLTVPVLGTGAGHDAGILSGSIPTAMLFVRNPTGVSHSPAESATEDDCVAGVLALADVLEGLACR; this comes from the coding sequence GTGACCTTCCACAGCATGTGGGCGGAGCTGCTGCCGATCGGCCGCAGCTCCGCCTCCGGCGGCTACCGCCGCTTCGCCTGGACCGGCGCCGACGCGGACTGCCGGGCCTGGTTCCAGGAGCAGGCCGAAGCGCGCGGGCTGACCTATGAGACCGACCGCAACGGCAACCAGTGGGCCTGGCTCGGGGACCCCGCCCGCGGCGACGCCGTCGTCACCGGGTCGCACCTCGACTCCGTGCCCGACGGCGGTGCCTTCGACGGGCCCCTCGGCGTGGTCTCCGCCTTCGCCGCGCTGGACGAACTGCGCGACCGGGACGCGCGGTTCACCCGCCCCCTCGGCATCGTGAACTTCGGCGACGAGGAGGGTGCCCGGTTCGGGCTCGCCTGCGTCGGGTCCCGGCTCACGGCCGGGCAGCTCACCGTCGCCGACGCCCACCGGCTGACCGACGGGGACGGCACCACCCTGCCCCGGGCCATGGAGGCCGCCGGCTACGACCCGGACGCCATCGGGCCCGACCCGGAACGGCTCGCCCGCATCGGCGCCTTCGTCGAACTGCACGTCGAGCAGGGCCGGGCCCTGGACCTGTCCGGCGACCGGGTCGGCATCGCGAGCGCCATCTGGCCGCACGGACGCTGGCGGTTCGACTTCCGGGGCGAGGCCAACCACGCCGGCACCACCCGGCTCGCCGACCGGCGCGACCCCATGCTGCCCTACGCCGAGACCGTCCTCGCCGCCCGCCGCGAGGCCGAACTCGCCGGGGCCGTCGCCACCTTCGGCAAGATCGCCGTCGAGCCGAACGGCGTCAACGCCATCCCCTCCCTGGTGCGCGGCTGGCTCGACTCGCGCGCCGCCGACCAGGACAGCCTGGACGCCGTCGTCGCCGGCGTGGAGAAGGCGGCCGGGGAGTACGCCGCCGCCCACGGGGTCGATCTCGCCGTCGTCCGCGAGTCGTTCACCCCCGTCGTCGAGTTCGACCACGCCCTGCGCGACGAACTCGCCCGCATCCTCGGCACGGACGCCGGCCTCACGGTCCCCGTCCTCGGCACCGGCGCCGGACACGACGCCGGGATCCTGTCCGGGAGCATCCCGACCGCCATGCTGTTCGTGCGCAACCCCACGGGTGTCTCCCACTCGCCGGCCGAGTCCGCGACCGAGGACGACTGCGTGGCCGGGGTGCTCGCACTCGCCGACGTACTGGAGGGACTGGCGTGCAGGTGA
- the hutU gene encoding urocanate hydratase: protein MSGPRPVRAPRGTQPSALGWQQEAALRMLQNNLDPEVAEHPDQLVVYGGTGKAARDWRSFDAMVRTLKGLKQDETMLVQSGRPVGVMQTHEWAPRVLIANSNLVGDWATWEEFRRLEQLGLTMYGQMTAGSWIYIGTQGILQGTYETFAAVAAKKFGGSLAGTITLTAGLGGMGGAQPLAVTMNDGVALCVDCDPRAIERRIEHRYLDVKADSLDHALQLATEARDARRPLSIGVLGNAAELVPQLLAMGAPIDIVTDQTSAHDPLSYLPLGVDFDEMASYAAKDPAGFTTRARESMARHVEAMVGFMDAGAEVFDYGNSLRGEAKLAGYDRAFAFPGFVPAYIRPLFCEGKGPFRWAALSGDPADIAKTDKAILDLFPENESLARWIKMAGERVHFQGLPARICWLGYGERDKAGERFNDMVASGELAAPVVIGRDHLDCGSVASPYRETEAMLDGSDAIADWPLLNAMVNVASGASWVSIHHGGGVGMGRSIHAGQVTVADGTPLAGEKIRRVLTNDPGMGVIRHVDAGYDIAESVAGERGVRVPMREGDEA, encoded by the coding sequence ATGTCCGGACCCCGCCCCGTCCGAGCGCCGCGCGGCACGCAACCGAGCGCCTTGGGATGGCAGCAGGAAGCCGCCCTGCGGATGCTGCAGAACAACCTCGACCCGGAGGTCGCCGAGCACCCCGACCAGCTCGTCGTCTACGGCGGCACCGGCAAGGCCGCCCGGGACTGGCGCTCCTTCGACGCGATGGTCCGCACCCTCAAGGGGCTGAAGCAGGACGAGACCATGCTGGTGCAGTCCGGCCGCCCGGTCGGCGTCATGCAGACCCACGAGTGGGCCCCGCGCGTCCTCATCGCCAACTCCAACCTCGTCGGCGACTGGGCCACCTGGGAGGAGTTCCGCCGCCTCGAACAGCTGGGCCTGACCATGTACGGCCAGATGACCGCCGGCTCCTGGATCTACATCGGCACCCAGGGCATCCTCCAGGGCACCTACGAGACCTTCGCCGCCGTCGCCGCGAAGAAGTTCGGCGGATCGCTGGCCGGCACGATCACGCTCACCGCCGGCCTCGGCGGCATGGGCGGCGCCCAGCCCCTCGCCGTGACCATGAACGACGGCGTCGCCCTGTGCGTCGACTGCGACCCGCGCGCCATCGAACGCCGCATCGAGCACCGCTACCTGGACGTGAAGGCCGACAGCCTCGACCACGCGCTCCAGCTGGCGACCGAGGCCCGCGACGCCCGCCGCCCGCTGTCCATCGGCGTCCTCGGCAACGCCGCCGAACTCGTCCCGCAGCTCCTCGCCATGGGCGCGCCCATCGACATCGTCACCGACCAGACCTCGGCGCACGACCCGCTGTCCTACCTCCCGCTCGGCGTCGACTTCGACGAGATGGCCTCCTACGCCGCCAAGGACCCGGCCGGCTTCACCACCCGGGCCCGCGAGTCCATGGCCCGCCACGTCGAGGCCATGGTCGGCTTCATGGACGCCGGCGCGGAGGTCTTCGACTACGGCAACTCCCTCCGCGGCGAGGCCAAGCTCGCCGGATACGACCGGGCCTTCGCCTTCCCCGGCTTCGTCCCCGCCTACATCCGCCCCCTCTTCTGCGAGGGCAAGGGCCCCTTCCGCTGGGCGGCCCTCTCGGGCGACCCGGCCGACATCGCCAAGACCGACAAGGCGATCCTCGACCTCTTCCCGGAGAACGAGTCCCTGGCCCGCTGGATCAAGATGGCCGGGGAGCGGGTGCACTTCCAGGGCCTGCCCGCCCGTATCTGCTGGCTCGGCTACGGCGAGCGGGACAAGGCCGGTGAGCGGTTCAACGACATGGTCGCGAGCGGGGAGCTGGCCGCCCCGGTCGTCATCGGCCGCGACCACCTCGACTGCGGCTCCGTCGCCTCCCCCTACCGGGAGACCGAGGCCATGCTCGACGGCTCCGACGCGATCGCCGACTGGCCGCTGCTGAACGCGATGGTGAACGTCGCCTCCGGGGCGTCCTGGGTGTCCATCCACCACGGCGGCGGCGTCGGCATGGGCCGCTCGATCCACGCCGGGCAGGTGACGGTCGCCGACGGCACCCCGCTCGCCGGGGAGAAGATCCGCCGCGTCCTCACCAACGACCCGGGGATGGGCGTCATCCGGCACGTCGACGCGGGCTACGACATCGCCGAGTCGGTCGCCGGCGAGCGCGGTGTCCGGGTCCCGATGCGCGAGGGTGACGAGGCGTGA